GGCCGACGACATCACGCAGGGTCTGCCCCGCGTGCAGGAGCTCTTCGAAGCGCGTACCCCCAAGGGTGCGTCGCCGATCGCAGAAGCTGCTGGCCGCATCACCATCGAAGACACCGACCGCAGCCGCAAGCTGATCCTCACGCCCGACAACGGTGACGAGGCCATCGCCTACCCGGTGCTGAAGCGTGCCAGCCTCCTCATCGAGGACGGCGACCACGTGGAGCTCGGAACGCAGCTGCACGTCGGTGCGATCGACCCGAAGGAGGTTCTCCGGGTTCGCGGTGTGCGTGCCGTGCAGGAGCACCTCGTCGGTGGTGTGCAGGGCGTCTATCGCTCGCAGGGTGTGCCGATCCACGACAAGCACATCGAGGTCATCGTCCGCCAGATGCTCCGCAAGGTGACTGTTGTCGACCACGGTGACACCGACCTGCTCCCCGGTGAGCTCGTCGACCGCCAGCGTTACAACATCCTCAACCGCGAGGCGCTCACCGAGGGTCGTAAGACCGCTTCGGCCCGCCAGGAGGTCATGGGTATCACCAAGGCCTCGCTCGCGACCGAGTCGTGGCTGTCGGCCGCTTCCTTCCAGGAGACCACGCGTGTTCTCACGCAGGCCGCCATGGAGGGCAAGAGCGACCCGCTGGTCGGACTCAAGGAGAACGTCATCATCGGAAAGCTCATCCCGGCCGGAACCGGACTCCAGAAGTACCGCAACGTCACCGTTGAGGCAACCGAGGAGGCCAAGGCCGAGCGCTACCCGAACCGCATCTTCACCGATGACGCGGTGTTCTCGGAGGCTGACCTGTCGTTCGTCGACTTCGACAGCTTCTCGAGTGACGACTACACGCCCGGTACCTACAACTAGGCACTGACCGCGTGACCAGAAGGGCCCTCTCGCTTCGGCGAGGGGGCCCTTCTTCCGTGTCGGGGAGGTGCCGCGGCGCGCCTAGACTTGCCTGATGACTCTCTCAGGATGCTCATGCTGAAGAATTTCGGCTGGTCCTTCGTGGTGCTGCTCGTGGGCCTCGCCCTCGGGTTCCTCTACGGCGGACCGACAGCCCTCGTACTGGTGATCGTGCTCAGCGTGCTCGAGATCTCGCTCTCGTTCGACAACGCGGTGGTCAACGCCACCATCCTCGAGCGTATGAACGCGGCCTGGCAGCGCATCTTCCTCACCGTCGGCGTCATCATCGCCGTCTTCGGGATGCGGCTGGTGTTCCCCTTCCTCGTCGTGGCGGTCACCGCCGGGCTCGGCCCGGTGCAGGCCGTGCAGCTGGCGTTCGAGAAGGGCGATCCGGCCGTCCCCGGCACCTACGGCTTCATCCTCAACGCCGCACACCCCGCGATCGCCGGCTTCGGCGGCATGTTCCTGCTCATGCTGTTCCTCGACTTCATGTTCGACGAACGCGACGTCCTCTGGATCAAGCCTGTCGAGAAGGTGTTGCAGATCGTCGGGCGGGTTCCGGGCGCCAGCACGATCGTGTCGATCATCGTGCTCGTGCTGGTCTCCCAGTTCGTCGCCGAAGACCCGGGCACCGTGCTGCTCAGCGGCGTCATCGGCATCGGGGCGTTCCTGCTCGTCACGGCGCTCGGCAAGGTGTTCGAGCAGACGGCCGAGGAGGGCGGCGGGGAGGACATCGACCCCGTCAAGCCCGGTCGGCAGGTCAAGATCGTCGTCGGCCGCGCGGCGTTCTTCCTCTTCCTCTACCTCGAGGTGCTGGATGCGAGTTTCTCGTTCGACGGCGTCATCGGCGCCTTCGCCATCACCTCAGACCCGATCGTCATCGCGATCGGTCTCGGCGTCGGGGCGATGTTCATCCGGTCGCTCACCATCTTCCTCGTACGTCAAGGCACGCTCAGCCAGTTCGTCTACCTCGAACACGGGGCCCTCTGGGCCGTCGGGGCGCTGGCGGTCATCCTCCTCATTTCGATCCGACTGGAGATCCCCGATGTCGTCACGGGGCTCGTCGGCATCGTCTTCATCGGCGCCGGGTTCCTGTCGAGCATCGTGCGGAACCGCCGGGTGAAGGCCCGTGAGCTCGGCGGATCGGTGCAGGTGGGCTGACTCAACCCGCCTGACTCAGGTGGGCTGACTCAGGCGGGTTCCGGATGCCCGGGGTCATCCTCGGCATCTCGCTGCTCCAGTGCCTCCAGCACCTGCATCGCCACCAGCCGCCCCGCCCGGTCCGCCCCGATCGTCGACGCCTGCGGCCCGTAGCCCGCGAGGAACACCCGTGGGTCGCGGAGTGCGCGCCCCTCCGCTGCAGCCACCCCGCCGCCCGGTTCGCGGAGACCGAGCGGGTCGAGGTGGCCGAGTTCCGAACGAAATCCGGTCGCCCAGATGATGGCGTCGGCCGGCTCGAAGCTGCCGTCGGCGAAGCGAACTCCGCCCTGTTCGATGCTCGTGAACATCGGTCGCGCCACGAGAACCCCGCGCCGCAGAGCGTCGAGGTTGCGGGCCGTTGCGGGGAGACCGGTTCCGCTGATGATGCTCGGCAGCACGCGCCCGGCCGCCGCCGCGTCGTTCTGCTGGGCGACCGCGGCGAGCCGGCCCTCGATGCTCGCGCTCGCCTCACCCGGCTCGTCGCCTGCGAACGAGACCGGTCGGCGGGTGACCCAGGTGGTGGATGCCGCGATCCCCTCCAGCTCGAGCACGAAGCCCACCGCGGAGGTACCGCCGCCGACCACGATGACCCGGAGGCCGCTGAACTCGGCGGCCGATCGGTACTCGGGGGTCGCGAGCTGGCGCCCGGCGAACGTCTCGATGCCGGGGACGTACGGGCGGATCGGCGCGCCCCATGTGCCGGTGGCGTTCACCAGGATGGCGGTGGTGATCGCGCCACGAGCAGCGTCTGCGGTCGTGCTTGGGGCCATCACGCCGGCGACCACCCCGCGGAGGTACTCGACGCGCAACCGGCCGGACGCGACATCCGGAGCCGCCTCGCGCACCCCCGTCACCGTCACCGGCCGGAACACCTGCAACCCGAAGTGCTGCTCGTACGCGGCGTAGTACTCGCCCACCACGTCGCGGGCGGCACGGCCCCGGTCGGCCGTGTCGAAGCTCAGGCCGAGCTCCCGCATGCCCGGCAGGTCGTTGACCCGGTGCGCCGTGCCGAGTCGCAGCGACTCCCAGCGGAACTGCCACGCGCCGCCGGCAGCGGGGGAACGGTCGAGCACGACCAGATCCTCACCGGGCGTGAGACCGCGGCGCGCCAGGTGATGGGCGACCGAGAGCCCCGCCTGCCCGGCGCCGACGATCACCACCCGGGCGTGCGAGGGGAGAGCCGCATCGGGTGCATCGGCGGAGTGCGGGTCAGCCACGGGCATCCGGAGCAATGTCGTGCACCGCACGAGCGTCGCCGATGAACGCCGTGAGCCGCTCGGTTCCCACCAATCCGCTCGGATGCGGCCCCGCCGCCTGCAGCGCCGCCGCCAGCGAGACGAGGCCGGCCCAGCGGGAGGCGAACAGAACGGCGTTGCCTTCGTCGAGGTCCTCGGTGAGAGCCTGGGCGCCGGCGACCAGCACGAGCGGGAAGACCTCGGCCAGGCTCGCCGCGGCCGCCCGCGCGACCGGCAGATCGCGGTCGTCGGCCACATTGACCGCCAGCACCCCCGCATCACCGAGCAGCGCGACGAGTTCGCGGTAGAACTCGACGCTCGCGAGGTGCGCTGGTGTCGCTGACCCGAGGTACACGTCCGCCACGATGAGGTCGAACGGGGCGGATTCGGATGCCCGGTCGAGCCCCGCCCGGGCGTCGTCGATGATCACACCGAGGTCGATGCCCTCGGGCAGGGGAGCCACTTCTGTCACGAGGTCGAGGAGGTCGGCCTCGAACTCGATCACGGTCTGCGGCGAGCCCGGCCGTGTCGCGGCGATGTACCGGGCCAGGGTGAGAGCACCTCCGCCGAGGTGCAGCACGCGGAGGGGTGCGCCGGCCGGGGCGAGCAGATCCGCGAGGTTCGCGATGCGCCGCAGGTAGTCGAACCGCAGCGAACGCGGATCGCCGGTGAACACGTGCGACTGCTGTTCACCGCCGATGTAGAGGGTGAAGCCGCTGCCGCCGATGTCGTCTGCACGGAGCTCGGCGGCCAGACCGCTCAGGCGGAGACGGCGGTGCACCGGGGGGATCATCCGCACCAGCCTAGGGTCTGCAGCCGGTCTCGCCCCCACCTTCGGGTGAACCTCCCCAGATGATTTTGCGCCCCGACTTGTCTCTCCGCTATCTTGAGCGTTGAGCATCCCGACTACCGTAGTCATCGCCTGGTATGACCCTCGCTGGGTGCCATCTGACGGGGGCCATGATGGCTGTACTGCTGTATCGGATCGGCGCTTTCGCCGCTCGCCGGCACTTCCTGGTCATCGGGGTGTGGCTGCTCATCGTGGTCGCCGCGATCTCCGGTGCCATCGCCTTCCCGGGCAAGGGTTCCCCTGCGGTGGAGATTCCGGGCACGCAGTCGCAGACCGCGATCGATCTGCTCGGCAGCCGCTTCCCGGCAGCCAACGGGGGCAGCTCGAAGGTCATCTTCGTCGCGCCCGAGGGGCAGAGCATCCGGAGCTTCGAATCGCAGATCTCCGGTGTCGCCGCGAAGATGAAGACGCTGCCGAACCAGGCGAACGTGACCGACCCGTTCGACACCTCGGGAGCTCCCGCCGTCGCTGCTGCCGCCGCCGCACAGATCGCCCCCGACAACTCGATGGCGTACATCTCGATCTCGTACACGGTGCCGGCCACCGACCTCACCGATGCCGACACCGAAGCCCTCGAGGCGATGGGCGACAGCATTACGGATGACGGACTGACCGTCGCCTACGCCGGGGTGAAGGCACCCGAGGCCGCGGCCGACGACAGCCAGGAGGCAGGCGGGATGGTCATCGCCCTCATCATCCTGGCCATCACGATCGGCTCGCTGCTCGCCGCAGGCATGCCGCTCATCACCGCGCTCTTCGGGGTCGCGATCTCGACCACCTCGATCACCATCATCGCCGACTTCGTGACGATCTCGTCGTCGGCTCCGATCCTGGCCCAGATGCTCGGGTTGGCCGTGGGCATCGACTATTCCCTGTTCATCGTC
Above is a genomic segment from Subtercola boreus containing:
- a CDS encoding DUF475 domain-containing protein, yielding MLKNFGWSFVVLLVGLALGFLYGGPTALVLVIVLSVLEISLSFDNAVVNATILERMNAAWQRIFLTVGVIIAVFGMRLVFPFLVVAVTAGLGPVQAVQLAFEKGDPAVPGTYGFILNAAHPAIAGFGGMFLLMLFLDFMFDERDVLWIKPVEKVLQIVGRVPGASTIVSIIVLVLVSQFVAEDPGTVLLSGVIGIGAFLLVTALGKVFEQTAEEGGGEDIDPVKPGRQVKIVVGRAAFFLFLYLEVLDASFSFDGVIGAFAITSDPIVIAIGLGVGAMFIRSLTIFLVRQGTLSQFVYLEHGALWAVGALAVILLISIRLEIPDVVTGLVGIVFIGAGFLSSIVRNRRVKARELGGSVQVG
- a CDS encoding FAD-dependent oxidoreductase — encoded protein: MPVADPHSADAPDAALPSHARVVIVGAGQAGLSVAHHLARRGLTPGEDLVVLDRSPAAGGAWQFRWESLRLGTAHRVNDLPGMRELGLSFDTADRGRAARDVVGEYYAAYEQHFGLQVFRPVTVTGVREAAPDVASGRLRVEYLRGVVAGVMAPSTTADAARGAITTAILVNATGTWGAPIRPYVPGIETFAGRQLATPEYRSAAEFSGLRVIVVGGGTSAVGFVLELEGIAASTTWVTRRPVSFAGDEPGEASASIEGRLAAVAQQNDAAAAGRVLPSIISGTGLPATARNLDALRRGVLVARPMFTSIEQGGVRFADGSFEPADAIIWATGFRSELGHLDPLGLREPGGGVAAAEGRALRDPRVFLAGYGPQASTIGADRAGRLVAMQVLEALEQRDAEDDPGHPEPA
- a CDS encoding spermidine synthase, giving the protein MIPPVHRRLRLSGLAAELRADDIGGSGFTLYIGGEQQSHVFTGDPRSLRFDYLRRIANLADLLAPAGAPLRVLHLGGGALTLARYIAATRPGSPQTVIEFEADLLDLVTEVAPLPEGIDLGVIIDDARAGLDRASESAPFDLIVADVYLGSATPAHLASVEFYRELVALLGDAGVLAVNVADDRDLPVARAAAASLAEVFPLVLVAGAQALTEDLDEGNAVLFASRWAGLVSLAAALQAAGPHPSGLVGTERLTAFIGDARAVHDIAPDARG